One window of Sporocytophaga myxococcoides genomic DNA carries:
- a CDS encoding KpsF/GutQ family sugar-phosphate isomerase, which produces MKLVKNIRNTAINVLLSEADAIKKLTDFINEDFEKTVEAILKIKGRVVVTGIGKSAIIGSKIVATLNSTGTPAVFMHAADAIHGDLGMIQKDDIVICLSKSGNTPEIKVLVPLIKRTGCQMIALVGNTESFLAKEADFILNATVEKEACPNNLAPTTSTTATLAIGDALAVCLLEMKNFSSSDFALYHPGGSLGKRLYLRVGDIFPHNSRPVIKENAGIKEVIFEISSKRLGATAVVNKNEELIGIVTDGDIRRMLDKFGTIEGISAIDIMSPNPKTIESEEYAVNALNIMQENNITQLVVVNGRKVEGFIHLHDLLKEGLV; this is translated from the coding sequence TTGAAATTAGTAAAAAATATTAGAAATACAGCAATAAATGTTTTATTGAGTGAAGCAGATGCAATAAAAAAGCTGACAGACTTCATCAATGAAGATTTTGAGAAAACTGTAGAAGCGATCCTTAAGATCAAGGGTAGAGTTGTTGTAACAGGTATTGGGAAAAGTGCAATTATAGGAAGTAAAATTGTTGCCACGCTTAACTCTACAGGAACCCCTGCAGTGTTTATGCATGCAGCAGACGCCATCCATGGTGATCTTGGAATGATACAAAAGGATGACATTGTTATCTGCCTTTCCAAAAGCGGTAATACTCCAGAAATAAAAGTGCTCGTACCTCTGATTAAAAGAACTGGATGTCAAATGATTGCACTAGTAGGCAACACTGAGTCATTTCTTGCTAAAGAAGCTGATTTTATTTTGAATGCCACAGTAGAAAAAGAAGCCTGCCCAAACAATCTGGCTCCAACTACAAGTACAACAGCTACGCTGGCAATTGGAGACGCTTTGGCTGTCTGTTTATTGGAAATGAAAAACTTTTCCAGCAGCGATTTTGCATTATATCATCCGGGGGGATCGCTGGGAAAAAGATTATATTTAAGAGTGGGGGATATTTTTCCTCACAATAGCAGGCCAGTAATAAAAGAAAATGCTGGGATCAAAGAAGTGATTTTCGAAATTTCATCGAAAAGACTCGGAGCTACTGCCGTTGTCAATAAGAATGAAGAACTTATCGGTATAGTTACTGATGGAGATATACGAAGAATGCTTGATAAATTTGGGACAATAGAAGGTATCAGCGCAATTGATATCATGAGCCCGAATCCTAAAACCATAGAAAGCGAGGAATATGCCGTCAATGCTTTAAATATCATGCAGGAAAATAACATTACCCAATTGGTAGTTGTTAACGGGAGAAAAGTAGAGGGTTTTATACATCTCCATGATTTATTAAAAGAAGGGCTTGTCTAA
- a CDS encoding mannose-1-phosphate guanylyltransferase: MNKDYYVVIMAGGIGSRFWPFSREKFPKQFHDVLGTGKTLLQQTAERYFNILPKENILVVTNKIYADLVKQQLPFMKDEQILSEPIARNTAPCVAYACYKIKQSNPNATMVVAPSDHVILKETEFESTIKIAMDAAAKSEKLITLGIKPSRPDTGYGYIQYIEENPDRIKKVKTFTEKPQLELAQKFLESGDFVWNAGIFIWNVNAIIKNFQKHLPEMAEIFEEGSGKYWSKEEETFISTAYSQCKNVSIDIGIMEKAEEVFVMLSDFGWSDLGTWKSLYELSNKDENSNVIEGNTMLYDVKNCIVKVPKEKLVVVEGLEDFIIAEFNDVLMICKKDHEQRVKDFVSDTKNKKDARFI; encoded by the coding sequence ATGAATAAAGACTATTATGTGGTGATTATGGCCGGTGGGATCGGAAGCAGATTTTGGCCTTTCAGCAGAGAAAAATTCCCAAAACAGTTTCACGATGTATTAGGTACCGGAAAAACTCTTTTGCAACAAACCGCTGAGAGGTATTTCAATATTCTTCCCAAAGAGAATATACTGGTTGTTACAAACAAAATATATGCTGACTTGGTGAAGCAACAACTGCCATTCATGAAAGATGAGCAGATACTGAGCGAGCCTATAGCCAGAAATACTGCACCTTGTGTCGCATATGCATGTTATAAGATAAAACAAAGCAATCCTAATGCAACAATGGTAGTTGCACCTTCAGACCATGTTATTCTTAAGGAAACTGAGTTTGAGTCTACCATAAAAATAGCAATGGATGCCGCTGCGAAAAGTGAAAAGCTTATTACTTTAGGCATTAAACCAAGCAGGCCTGATACGGGATATGGTTATATTCAATATATTGAAGAAAACCCGGACAGAATAAAAAAGGTAAAAACTTTTACTGAGAAACCCCAGCTTGAACTTGCTCAGAAATTCCTGGAAAGTGGTGACTTTGTATGGAACGCAGGAATTTTCATCTGGAATGTAAACGCTATCATAAAGAACTTCCAGAAACACTTGCCTGAAATGGCAGAAATCTTCGAAGAAGGCAGTGGTAAATATTGGTCAAAAGAAGAAGAAACCTTTATTAGTACAGCTTATTCTCAATGCAAGAATGTCTCTATTGACATTGGCATCATGGAGAAAGCAGAAGAAGTGTTTGTAATGCTTAGTGACTTTGGCTGGAGTGACCTTGGCACCTGGAAATCATTGTATGAGCTATCCAATAAAGATGAGAACAGTAATGTGATAGAAGGCAATACGATGCTTTATGATGTTAAAAACTGTATTGTTAAAGTACCAAAAGAAAAATTAGTAGTAGTAGAAGGCCTTGAAGACTTCATCATTGCAGAATTTAATGATGTTCTTATGATCTGCAAAAAAGATCATGAGCAAAGAGTTAAAGACTTTGTTTCAGACACCAAGAATAAGAAAGACGCAAGGTTTATTTAA